The genomic DNA CCTGATGGCGGATTGGTGGAAATTGTCGAGATTCGCAAACACCCGTGGTTTGTTGGCGTGCAGTTCCATCCTGAGTTGAAGTCACGTCCGTTCGACTGTCACCCGCTGTTTTCCGGATTCGTTCGGGCAGCTTTACAACGCCGCTTAGGGCATCAGGAAAGTCCACTGCGGCGCGTGAGCGGAGCTGGACGCGCATGATTCGCGAAGTCACCACCACTGTTGTCCACATCGGCGCACTCGCATGTGGCGGCAATAAGCCCTTTGTCTTGATTGCTGGCCCGTGTGTCATCGAAGGGCGCGATTCGGCGCTGTACCACGCTGAGGCAATCCGTGCCATTACAGACCGGCTCGGTATTCCGTTCATTTACAAATCGTCCTACGACAAAGCCAACCGCACTTCTGGTGAGTCGTTTCGCGGCCTTGGTATGGATGAAGGATTGGCGATTCTTGCCGAGGCCAAACGCCAGTGTGGAGTGCCGGTACTGACGGATGTCCATTCACCTGAAGAGGCACTCGCAGCCGCAGAGTTCGTCGATGTGTTGCAAATCCCCGCATTTCTCTGTCGGCAGACGGACCTCTTGATAGCCGCAGGGAAAAGTGGCCGGGTCGTGAACATCAAAAAAGGCCAGTTTCTCGCTCCGTGGGACATCGGCAACGCCGCAGGCAAAGTCGCGTCGACCGGAAATCAGCACATCTTGTTAACCGAACGTGGAGCTTCGTTTGGTTACAACAACCTGGTGTCAGACTTCCGCTCGTTACCGATTATGGCCCGCACCGGATATCCGGTTGTTTACGATGCCACCCATAGCGTGCAGTTACCTGGCGGACAGGGAAGCAGTTCAGGTGGACAGCGCGAGTTCATTGCTCCACTCGCTCGCGCCGCCGTCGCTGTTGGTGTCGATGGATTATTTATGGAGGTGCATCGCGAGCCGGAGCGCGCCTTAAGTGACAGCGCAACGGTCTTCCCACTCGCCCAACTTGAAACGACGTTGCGAACACTGCAGCAACTCGACGCCATCACCAAGCAGCGGTCTCAGTAAACATTACTCGCCCTCTTCAGACTGTGATGTAGACCATAGCCGGCTTGCCCTGGCGGTGGATCGTATCCGCCCTCGGTGTCGGCCCGTGCATTGGACCGGAATGAAGCGGATCACATGACCCGAATTGCACCGCGCATTATTCAACATTTCTACAAATTTCAGAGGGGCGAGACTGCTCTCGCCCCTCTGAGCTGCTCTACGGCACGGTCACCAGTGGACTGGTCAACAGCGGCGTCAACCCATTGTTGGGGAAATAGCGAAACTCAAACGTCCCCCGCTGCCGCAGCTGAAAACTGCAGGAGCCCGTCGCGCGCGGCGTTGGACTCGGACTCGCCGTACAGTTTACATACTGAAACGCAGTGTATGCCCCATTCCCTGCGCCCTGCCGATACAACCCGATCCAGTCCGTCCCGCGCGCATTAGGAATCCCTTGCCAGACAACCGTCACATATCCACCCAACGCGCTCGTGCTCGGACTCACCGTCAAGAGCGGCCCACTCGCCGCCTCATTGTCCACGATCGTGACGGTAGCGGTACTCGGCGTGCCCAGCGCATACCCACTGCCTGCACCTAGCGTCACAATCACGGTCTCATTGCCCTCAGCATCGGGATCATCCGCCGGCAACACCGGCAGCACTGCCGACGCCGCACCCACACCGAGCGTCACATTTCCCGTCAACGTGGTGTAGTCTGTCCCGTTACTGGCCGTACCACCCACGGTGTAGTTCACCGTCATGGCACCCGTGGTACTACCCGTGCGCGTGATCGTGAACTGCCCTTGGGTACCGCCTTCCGCGGCATTCGCCACCGTCGCTTGAATACTCACCGTCGCCACCGTCCCACTCGCGCCCACCGTCACCGCATTACTCGTGGCAAGCTTCGTGAACCCGTTGTTGCGGAAGTAGCGGAACTCATAACTGCCCACTCCACTCAGCCGGAATGGACACGACCCCGCTGGCCGCGGCGTAAGACCAGGGCTTTGTCCACAGTTGACGTACTGATAGGCCAGGTAG from Deltaproteobacteria bacterium includes the following:
- a CDS encoding 3-deoxy-8-phosphooctulonate synthase; translated protein: MIREVTTTVVHIGALACGGNKPFVLIAGPCVIEGRDSALYHAEAIRAITDRLGIPFIYKSSYDKANRTSGESFRGLGMDEGLAILAEAKRQCGVPVLTDVHSPEEALAAAEFVDVLQIPAFLCRQTDLLIAAGKSGRVVNIKKGQFLAPWDIGNAAGKVASTGNQHILLTERGASFGYNNLVSDFRSLPIMARTGYPVVYDATHSVQLPGGQGSSSGGQREFIAPLARAAVAVGVDGLFMEVHREPERALSDSATVFPLAQLETTLRTLQQLDAITKQRSQ